A portion of the Bactrocera neohumeralis isolate Rockhampton chromosome 2, APGP_CSIRO_Bneo_wtdbg2-racon-allhic-juicebox.fasta_v2, whole genome shotgun sequence genome contains these proteins:
- the LOC126751631 gene encoding diacylglycerol kinase eta-like, which yields MSNTKDTLHVGSYLNYGAQGGSRGLAAAAAMAFGRGSAASSGRNSACSSGSVSPIPTIAISTGDESSESEIETEPARIFHRRLSTKRNINAAVSVALLWLFLCFDVAFIESI from the coding sequence ATGTCCAATACGAAAGACACACTGCACGTTGGGTCATACCTTAATTATGGCGCGCAGGGTGGTAGTCGCGGGTTAGCCGCTGCGGCTGCAATGGCTTTTGGTCGTGGCAGCGCTGCCAGTAGTGGTCGCAATAGTGCTTGCAGTTCGGGCAGCGTTTCACCCATACCGACGATTGCGATCAGCACTGGCGATGAGTCGTCCGAGTCGGAAATCGAGACGGAGCCGGCGCGTATCTTCCATCGACGTCTCTCTACGAAAAGGAATATTAATGCGGCGGTGAGTGTTGCGCTTCTTTGGCTGTTCCTCTGCTTTGATGTTGCATTTATTGAGAGTATTTGA